Proteins encoded together in one Bacteroides ovatus window:
- a CDS encoding pectinesterase family protein → MNTNSINTISKYLLLLLLILTGASCNDNDDAEDTSIPVLISQNINDGDVVGPSGYVELTFSKAMRQAPDTEIYFNGGVVRVSINYEKVRYTFSGMENKECTFEVPAGALTDMQGRAYDEDFFLSFTAKSEISGGGKVFDAIVDSKGNGDYTTLQAAINAITTPPTSPYKIFIANGTYNECVRINKNKPFVHLIGESRDGVKIQFAVNRVDDSSNATSWPYSIFNENSPARKAGYSEEQNTVVLIEATDFYAENISIINLYGAFSNRHTGGLGKNGQAEALINREDRFALNNCLLVSYQDTWWTRYWNNTTPHRAYVYNSWIEGHTDYIWGSGDVLIENSTFYNTGNDGGSVITASRTSESDKYGYVIKDCTVNGDDTKFSFGRSQATTTKTVWINTKLKMDIIDSHWGYGGQVPTLYAEYNTIDKNGNMIAESKTITSGNVSFTSSVLTASEAAKYTYENIITIDSWNPKEYMETPLAAPTNVNLSGNTLTWDAVSGAAGYLIFMNGNYAGQTTDTTVTLTNTDESNIYTVKTVSQYGTVSE, encoded by the coding sequence ATGAATACAAATTCAATCAATACAATAAGTAAATACTTACTTCTGCTCTTGTTGATTCTTACAGGTGCTTCCTGTAATGACAACGATGATGCAGAAGATACAAGCATCCCTGTTCTGATTTCACAGAATATCAATGATGGTGATGTAGTAGGTCCGAGCGGATATGTAGAACTGACTTTCAGCAAAGCTATGCGTCAGGCTCCAGACACAGAAATCTATTTCAACGGAGGAGTAGTGCGTGTATCCATCAACTACGAAAAAGTACGTTATACCTTCTCTGGTATGGAAAACAAAGAATGTACTTTCGAAGTTCCTGCCGGAGCATTAACGGATATGCAGGGAAGAGCTTACGACGAAGACTTCTTTTTAAGCTTTACTGCCAAATCTGAAATTTCGGGTGGTGGAAAAGTATTCGATGCAATTGTTGATTCAAAAGGGAATGGCGATTACACTACTCTCCAGGCAGCAATCAACGCCATCACTACTCCACCGACCAGTCCTTATAAAATCTTCATAGCCAACGGAACTTATAATGAATGTGTCCGGATCAATAAGAATAAACCATTTGTTCATTTAATCGGTGAGAGCCGCGATGGTGTTAAAATCCAGTTTGCAGTAAACCGTGTAGATGATTCAAGTAATGCTACCTCATGGCCTTATTCTATTTTCAACGAAAACTCACCAGCCCGCAAAGCCGGATATAGTGAAGAGCAAAACACAGTAGTGTTGATTGAAGCCACAGATTTTTATGCTGAAAACATTTCAATCATCAATCTTTATGGTGCATTCTCAAATCGTCACACTGGTGGTTTAGGTAAAAACGGACAGGCAGAAGCCTTGATAAACCGTGAAGACCGCTTTGCTTTGAATAATTGTTTGCTTGTCTCCTATCAGGATACATGGTGGACCCGTTATTGGAACAATACAACCCCTCATCGTGCATACGTTTATAACTCATGGATTGAAGGTCATACAGATTATATCTGGGGAAGTGGCGATGTACTTATCGAAAACAGTACATTCTATAATACAGGCAATGACGGTGGTAGCGTTATAACTGCTTCGCGTACCAGTGAAAGCGATAAATACGGATATGTTATAAAAGATTGTACGGTAAACGGTGATGATACAAAATTCTCATTCGGACGTTCCCAAGCCACAACCACGAAAACTGTCTGGATCAACACCAAGTTGAAAATGGATATTATAGATTCACACTGGGGATATGGTGGACAAGTACCTACACTATATGCTGAATATAACACTATCGACAAGAATGGAAATATGATTGCGGAAAGTAAAACAATCACCTCCGGAAACGTTTCCTTCACTAGTTCAGTGCTAACAGCATCCGAAGCTGCTAAATATACATATGAGAATATAATAACTATTGACAGCTGGAACCCGAAAGAGTATATGGAAACTCCCCTTGCAGCACCTACCAATGTCAATCTGTCGGGAAACACTCTGACATGGGATGCAGTATCCGGTGCTGCCGGTTACCTCATCTTTATGAATGGCAACTATGCAGGGCAAACTACAGACACTACCGTTACACTGACCAACACTGACGAAAGCAATATTTATACAGTGAAAACTGTAAGCCAGTACGGTACAGTAAGCGAATAA
- a CDS encoding DUF5123 domain-containing protein translates to MMKNIKNILGMGAFMLLASLAVSSCTEKSDWDIDSSYSRPFGTDENGISVETDSKVARAVVTWSSTSNTDYYIIEISPNEMTDETPMGSEENGNIVYGNDPANRIKQSPYTMDNLAVNTTYYMRIKSISGEKESRWVNYKKTFASVKEEAILNIPTTEDLPEGQGKVRMSWEAGLAVDHFEIMETGATEATSRVISSTEAAAGEAWVENLKSFTEYTITIYNENNPRGSQTVTIPGLEIESTISDITANSAVFSWEETVDVDEYACVLSTEGVPESGTQLSPADIAAHKVTITGLASSTEYTAYAFANGSICSRITFTTKKGKPTGYTEIEWENVDWSTLSGKVLINISNDASIILPNNSIPADIEEIVFWGSETKPSVEINNIDFSGQCKKIEFYNLDIYSTNKGGNFVIYLDNQGKTNSGSVEKLVISSCMIRDFRGVIRVRKTTSNANTTIEIDDCIIKGLQGGHYGILHASDITGSSGAGSLASLKLNLTNSTIANFIGAASSIVRTANTQQNVTTNIENCTFYGLTTSGEQLMRDITGATCTFNVSNTLFAASNTNYKVFNSATVAPSNVSWQKVYATSDFKFTNTTSSTTYDTMTLSSSELFSCTDSNSEFTLTYGNNVSEEYKVIGDQRWNK, encoded by the coding sequence ATGATGAAGAATATAAAAAATATATTGGGAATGGGAGCTTTCATGCTCCTGGCCTCTTTGGCTGTATCTTCGTGTACAGAGAAAAGTGATTGGGATATTGACTCTTCCTACAGCCGTCCTTTCGGAACTGATGAAAACGGAATCAGTGTAGAAACAGACAGTAAAGTAGCCAGAGCGGTAGTAACTTGGAGCTCAACATCTAATACCGACTATTACATTATCGAGATTAGTCCTAACGAGATGACTGACGAAACTCCAATGGGATCAGAAGAAAATGGAAATATCGTTTATGGAAATGATCCTGCCAACCGGATCAAGCAGTCACCTTACACAATGGATAATCTGGCTGTAAATACGACTTATTATATGCGTATCAAGTCTATTTCCGGAGAGAAAGAATCTCGCTGGGTAAATTATAAAAAGACTTTTGCTTCAGTTAAGGAAGAAGCTATCCTGAATATCCCAACTACTGAAGACTTACCTGAAGGTCAAGGAAAAGTACGCATGTCATGGGAAGCCGGATTAGCAGTCGATCATTTCGAAATCATGGAAACAGGTGCCACAGAAGCAACTTCACGTGTTATTTCGTCAACAGAAGCTGCCGCAGGTGAAGCATGGGTTGAAAATTTGAAGTCGTTCACTGAATACACAATTACTATTTATAATGAAAATAATCCGCGTGGTTCACAGACTGTTACCATTCCTGGTTTGGAAATCGAATCTACCATCAGTGATATAACAGCAAATTCAGCTGTATTCTCATGGGAAGAAACGGTGGATGTAGATGAATATGCTTGTGTTCTTTCTACCGAAGGAGTACCTGAATCAGGAACCCAATTATCACCAGCAGATATTGCTGCACATAAGGTGACAATCACAGGTTTGGCTTCCAGTACGGAATATACGGCTTATGCTTTCGCAAACGGCTCTATATGTTCCCGTATCACCTTTACAACTAAGAAAGGTAAACCGACGGGTTATACTGAAATAGAATGGGAAAATGTAGATTGGTCTACTTTGAGTGGAAAGGTACTGATTAATATAAGCAACGATGCATCAATAATTCTGCCTAATAACAGTATTCCTGCTGACATTGAGGAAATTGTATTCTGGGGAAGCGAAACAAAACCAAGTGTAGAAATTAATAACATTGATTTCTCTGGACAATGTAAAAAGATTGAATTCTATAATCTAGATATTTATTCTACAAATAAAGGTGGCAATTTTGTCATTTATTTGGATAATCAAGGTAAGACTAATTCTGGTTCTGTAGAAAAGTTAGTTATCTCATCTTGTATGATAAGAGATTTCCGTGGTGTTATTCGTGTACGTAAAACAACAAGTAATGCAAATACAACAATAGAAATTGACGATTGTATTATCAAAGGATTACAAGGTGGACATTATGGCATTCTACATGCAAGCGATATAACAGGAAGTAGTGGTGCAGGTTCTCTCGCATCTCTCAAATTAAATCTAACCAATTCTACCATTGCAAACTTCATTGGAGCCGCTTCATCAATAGTAAGAACAGCAAACACTCAACAGAATGTCACTACTAATATTGAAAATTGTACGTTCTATGGCTTAACAACATCTGGTGAGCAATTAATGAGAGATATTACTGGAGCAACATGTACATTTAATGTTTCAAATACTTTGTTCGCTGCAAGTAACACTAATTATAAAGTCTTTAATTCGGCAACAGTTGCACCGTCAAATGTTAGTTGGCAGAAAGTTTATGCTACTAGTGACTTCAAATTCACTAATACAACTAGTTCTACAACATATGACACTATGACTTTAAGTTCATCTGAATTATTCTCATGCACTGATTCTAATTCCGAATTCACATTGACTTATGGCAACAATGTTTCTGAAGAATACAAAGTCATCGGTGACCAACGTTGGAACAAATAA
- a CDS encoding RagB/SusD family nutrient uptake outer membrane protein has protein sequence MKIYKTLFLGLGLIALSSCSDFLNQTSPSELDNESTFNNAYYTELALNKVYGSLTQDQTYSNFLPIIAGTNTDCELIDGLGTDASNTSSERGNMNYNANPGWSQLSKVWDAMYGVIENANLVVDGINNSQLIQQAGATRTSMMRFRAEAMTLRAMIYFDLIRLFGDIPFKTESSNSDLSNVYIGKADRDDIMDELIIELEEAIGYLPWAGEDGYTTEHVSKGYAHALLANIAMTRAGYAIREQAKDGYITGDNSDATYPTQRCSDTKRRELFELAEKHLAAVVSSGKHKLNPSVEEYWRLINIGQLDQTYQENLFEIPMGLNKSGELGYTIGYRINGASSLFGPKGNSSGKLKLTAPYYLSFGEGDIRRDLTCAISQLSTDKNTKVFKEYMLGNAPFGLYCGKWDYRKMMENSEWYAAVLASDQKVCSGINVVKMRYPQVLLMYAEVVNELYGKGATAEGCTLTATAALKEVHDRAFTDATKRDAAWTALMGKDFFDAIVDENAWELAGEGVRKFDLIRWNLLSEKIDEFKNEYTNAVYNGTYPQYVNYKYRTDNPMYIDMTSLVFGAKVGGEYENKSFFGAETSDKEQKNLKVNLPSISGGLNKAVKNRYLLPIASTTISTSNGKLHNSYGYSD, from the coding sequence ATGAAAATATATAAGACATTATTCCTGGGGCTGGGGTTAATTGCCCTGTCTTCCTGTTCGGACTTCCTGAATCAGACCTCACCGTCTGAATTGGATAATGAATCAACTTTTAATAATGCCTATTATACAGAATTGGCACTTAATAAAGTTTACGGCAGCCTGACGCAAGACCAGACTTATTCTAACTTCCTACCTATCATTGCCGGAACCAATACCGACTGTGAACTGATTGACGGTTTGGGTACGGATGCAAGCAACACGTCCAGCGAACGTGGTAATATGAACTACAACGCTAATCCGGGATGGTCACAACTTTCCAAAGTATGGGATGCCATGTACGGAGTAATCGAGAATGCGAATCTGGTAGTAGATGGTATAAACAATAGCCAACTGATACAACAAGCAGGAGCAACCCGTACCAGCATGATGAGATTCCGTGCAGAAGCGATGACATTGCGTGCGATGATTTATTTCGATCTGATCCGCTTGTTCGGTGATATTCCTTTCAAAACAGAATCTTCCAACAGCGACCTGTCTAATGTTTACATTGGAAAGGCAGATCGTGACGATATCATGGATGAATTGATAATTGAACTCGAGGAAGCTATCGGATATTTACCTTGGGCTGGTGAAGACGGTTATACAACCGAACATGTAAGCAAAGGCTATGCTCACGCTCTCTTGGCTAACATTGCAATGACACGTGCCGGATATGCTATCCGCGAACAAGCTAAAGACGGATATATCACCGGAGATAACAGTGACGCTACTTATCCTACTCAACGTTGCAGCGATACCAAACGTAGAGAACTATTCGAATTGGCCGAAAAACATCTGGCAGCTGTTGTCAGTTCAGGAAAACATAAACTGAATCCTTCTGTAGAAGAATACTGGCGTTTAATAAATATCGGACAACTAGATCAGACTTATCAAGAAAACCTGTTCGAGATTCCAATGGGACTAAACAAAAGTGGTGAGCTGGGATATACTATCGGATATCGTATAAACGGTGCCAGTTCCCTATTCGGTCCGAAAGGTAACTCATCCGGTAAGTTGAAACTGACTGCTCCTTATTATCTGTCATTTGGCGAAGGAGATATCCGCCGCGATCTGACTTGTGCTATTTCACAACTTTCTACAGACAAAAACACCAAAGTATTTAAAGAATATATGTTAGGAAATGCTCCTTTCGGTCTTTATTGTGGAAAATGGGATTATCGTAAGATGATGGAAAACTCTGAATGGTACGCAGCTGTATTGGCCAGCGATCAGAAAGTTTGTTCCGGTATCAACGTAGTGAAAATGCGTTATCCGCAAGTATTGCTGATGTATGCCGAAGTTGTGAACGAACTTTATGGTAAGGGTGCAACAGCCGAAGGTTGTACATTAACAGCCACAGCAGCCCTGAAAGAAGTACACGACCGTGCTTTCACCGATGCAACCAAACGTGATGCTGCATGGACTGCTCTAATGGGAAAAGACTTCTTCGATGCAATTGTTGACGAAAATGCATGGGAACTGGCAGGAGAAGGTGTTCGTAAGTTCGACCTAATCCGTTGGAACCTGTTGAGCGAAAAAATAGACGAGTTCAAAAACGAATATACAAATGCAGTGTATAATGGTACATATCCACAGTATGTGAACTATAAATATCGCACGGACAATCCGATGTATATCGATATGACTTCTCTCGTATTTGGAGCTAAAGTAGGTGGAGAATATGAAAACAAGAGCTTCTTCGGAGCTGAAACCAGTGACAAGGAGCAAAAGAATCTGAAAGTAAACTTGCCTAGTATTTCTGGCGGATTGAACAAGGCTGTGAAGAATCGTTATTTATTGCCGATAGCTTCTACAACCATCTCTACCTCAAACGGTAAATTACATAACTCTTATGGTTATTCGGATTAA
- a CDS encoding SusC/RagA family TonB-linked outer membrane protein codes for MQRMSNKVKNMRSLLLILFSAISLSVSAQTITVKGNVKDTSGEPVIGASVVEKGNTTNGTITDLDGNFSIKVDGKKTLVISYIGMKTQEVAVQGRKTINVQMVDDSKALDEVVVIGYGTVNKRDLTGSVASVSAKDLAAIPVASASEALTGKLAGVSVTTTEGSPDADIKIRVRGGGSLSQDNSPLYIVDGFPVSSISDIAPSEIQSIDVLKDASSTAIYGARGANGVIIITTKSGKEGKTQVDFGASFGFKQVTKLTEVLSPYDFVAYQREIGSLDYGNFADMDIWRSIDGTDYQDEMFGRTGNQQQYNINVSGGTKQMTYSVSYAHNEEKSIMLNSGFKKDNVNAKIKSELNKWMTLDFNARLSYSTIDGLGGGADTNESNAANSTVANATVFRPVDSLKYSDDDEENSSAQQKSPLERLLATDKTRNTFNQNYNVGLNWKPFKNWTFRSEFGYGWKFDDTEQYWGVDAVSNSKYGYNGQPQAYLLREKTMSWRNANTLTYDNKKLFKGRDKLNVLIGHEVSSSQRKSIENVSVAFPVTMNFDDMKANMGSGKALANQSTIAAKENILSFFGRVNYTMMDKYLLAVTVRADGSSKFGSGNRWGVFPSAALAWRISDEAFMSNTQDWLSALKLRLSFGTAGNNRINSGLLSTTYSLGGNDARNPFFNGESTTMLEHGTNLYNPDLKWETTVTRNIGIDYGFWNNRISGAIDFYWNTTRDLLMRTEIPSLSGYNYQYKNFGQTSNKGVELSVSAVLFDKKNFSLNFNANIAYNRNRIDKLNTDSPWQSSNWSGSTMAKYEDFRVEKGGRLGEVWGYKTNGYYTVYDPVTNPTGELVWAGSEWGLKDGMQDNSPTITGGKYYPGGLKLECDKDGNPLKQRLGNTIAPTTGGFGFDGRVGNFDFNVFFNYSLGNVIVNGTKLAASFRSGSRTGYNLNNDFRLSNRYTWIDPETGLNLSSSSTDVLNTYGDMTTAGLRLNEINANANMYNPASATTMQLTDYAVEKASFLRLNNITIGYSLPKTIVRRAFMQNVRIYLTGYNLFCWTNYSGADPEVDTSSKKNAMTPGIDYAAYPKSRTFVGGINVTF; via the coding sequence ATGCAAAGAATGTCTAACAAAGTGAAAAACATGCGCTCCTTATTGCTAATACTATTTTCAGCAATATCGCTTAGCGTATCTGCGCAAACGATTACCGTAAAAGGTAACGTGAAAGACACCAGCGGAGAGCCTGTTATTGGAGCCTCTGTTGTAGAAAAAGGTAATACTACCAATGGTACGATTACAGATTTAGATGGTAATTTTTCTATTAAAGTTGATGGCAAAAAAACATTGGTTATTTCATACATAGGTATGAAAACTCAAGAAGTAGCCGTTCAAGGTAGAAAAACAATTAATGTACAAATGGTCGACGACTCGAAAGCTTTGGACGAAGTCGTAGTAATTGGTTACGGTACGGTCAATAAAAGAGATTTAACCGGTTCTGTAGCCTCTGTTAGTGCCAAAGACTTAGCTGCTATACCAGTAGCAAGTGCATCTGAAGCCCTTACCGGTAAACTTGCCGGAGTTAGTGTTACTACTACTGAAGGTTCTCCCGATGCAGATATAAAGATCCGTGTTCGCGGTGGTGGTTCACTATCACAGGATAACTCTCCTTTATATATTGTAGACGGTTTCCCTGTTTCAAGCATTAGTGATATCGCTCCCTCGGAAATTCAAAGCATCGACGTATTGAAAGATGCTTCTTCCACAGCCATTTATGGTGCCCGTGGTGCAAATGGTGTAATCATCATTACTACCAAGAGCGGAAAAGAAGGTAAAACGCAAGTAGACTTCGGTGCTTCTTTCGGTTTTAAACAGGTAACCAAACTGACTGAAGTCTTGAGTCCTTACGATTTCGTTGCTTATCAGCGTGAAATCGGTTCTCTGGATTATGGAAACTTTGCCGATATGGATATCTGGCGTTCTATTGATGGTACCGATTACCAAGACGAGATGTTCGGACGTACTGGAAACCAGCAACAATACAACATTAATGTAAGTGGCGGAACCAAGCAAATGACTTATAGTGTCAGCTATGCCCATAATGAAGAAAAAAGTATCATGCTTAATTCCGGCTTCAAAAAAGACAATGTAAATGCAAAAATTAAATCAGAACTGAATAAATGGATGACACTGGACTTTAACGCCCGGTTAAGTTACTCTACCATTGACGGTTTAGGTGGTGGTGCTGATACCAATGAATCCAATGCTGCCAATTCAACTGTGGCTAATGCTACCGTATTCCGTCCGGTTGATTCACTTAAATACAGTGATGACGACGAAGAAAACAGTTCGGCACAACAGAAATCTCCATTGGAACGTCTGCTTGCAACGGATAAAACCCGCAATACTTTCAACCAGAACTACAATGTAGGTTTAAACTGGAAACCATTCAAGAACTGGACATTCCGTTCCGAATTCGGATATGGATGGAAGTTTGACGATACAGAACAGTATTGGGGAGTAGATGCAGTATCTAATTCTAAATATGGATATAACGGTCAGCCACAAGCCTACCTGTTGAGAGAAAAGACGATGAGCTGGCGTAATGCCAACACATTGACCTATGATAACAAAAAACTGTTCAAAGGTCGTGATAAACTCAATGTATTGATCGGACATGAAGTAAGCAGCAGCCAAAGGAAATCAATAGAAAATGTATCTGTAGCTTTCCCTGTTACTATGAATTTCGATGATATGAAAGCAAATATGGGTTCGGGCAAAGCTTTAGCCAACCAATCTACCATTGCTGCAAAAGAAAACATATTATCATTCTTTGGTCGTGTGAACTATACTATGATGGATAAATACTTGCTTGCTGTTACAGTACGTGCAGACGGTTCGAGCAAGTTCGGTTCCGGAAATCGTTGGGGTGTTTTCCCGTCAGCAGCTTTGGCATGGCGTATCTCTGACGAGGCTTTCATGAGTAACACTCAAGACTGGCTGTCAGCTTTGAAACTACGTTTAAGCTTCGGTACTGCCGGTAACAACCGTATCAATTCCGGTTTGCTTTCCACCACTTACTCTTTGGGAGGTAATGATGCACGCAATCCTTTCTTCAACGGAGAAAGCACTACCATGTTGGAACATGGAACGAACTTATACAACCCCGATTTGAAGTGGGAAACAACAGTTACCCGTAACATCGGTATTGACTATGGATTCTGGAACAATCGTATCTCCGGTGCTATCGACTTTTACTGGAATACAACCAGAGACTTATTGATGCGTACTGAAATTCCTTCTCTCTCCGGATATAACTATCAGTACAAGAACTTCGGACAGACATCCAATAAAGGTGTAGAATTGTCTGTTAGTGCTGTTTTATTTGATAAAAAGAATTTCTCTTTGAACTTCAATGCCAACATTGCTTACAACCGCAACCGCATTGATAAACTGAATACAGACTCTCCCTGGCAAAGTAGTAACTGGTCAGGTAGTACAATGGCCAAATACGAAGACTTCCGCGTAGAGAAAGGCGGACGTTTGGGTGAAGTTTGGGGATATAAGACAAACGGTTATTATACTGTATATGATCCTGTCACCAACCCTACCGGCGAACTGGTTTGGGCAGGTAGCGAATGGGGATTAAAAGACGGAATGCAAGATAACAGTCCTACTATCACCGGTGGTAAATACTATCCGGGTGGTTTGAAACTGGAATGTGATAAAGATGGTAACCCTCTCAAACAACGTTTGGGTAACACTATCGCTCCTACAACCGGTGGTTTTGGATTCGATGGTCGCGTAGGTAATTTCGACTTCAATGTATTCTTCAACTACTCTCTCGGAAATGTAATTGTCAATGGAACAAAACTGGCAGCTTCTTTCCGTTCAGGTTCAAGAACCGGTTATAACTTAAACAATGATTTCAGACTGTCTAACCGTTACACATGGATTGATCCGGAAACTGGTTTGAACCTGTCGTCCAGCTCTACAGATGTCCTTAATACCTATGGAGACATGACAACAGCAGGATTACGTCTGAATGAAATAAACGCTAACGCCAATATGTACAATCCGGCCAGCGCTACTACCATGCAGCTGACTGATTATGCAGTAGAAAAAGCCTCATTCCTGCGTTTGAATAACATTACTATCGGATACTCTCTTCCGAAAACAATTGTAAGGAGAGCGTTTATGCAGAATGTGAGAATCTATCTGACAGGATATAACCTGTTCTGTTGGACTAACTACAGCGGAGCAGACCCTGAAGTCGATACAAGCAGTAAGAAAAATGCGATGACTCCGGGTATAGATTACGCCGCTTATCCTAAGAGCCGCACATTTGTGGGTGGTATTAACGTTACATTCTAA
- a CDS encoding LiaF transmembrane domain-containing protein: protein MEEKQNFPRATGFSGKILIALLFILSGILLFARNMGWITSEVFDLIVSWHSLLILLGIYAMIRRHFIGGIILFLAGVYFLIGGLSWLPENSQAMVWPLALIIAGVLFIFKPGRNKRAQWARQHTMEHRRQWMKMHQGRPGMNFESEQQQSESVDGFLRSENVWGAARHVVLDELFKGAMIRTSFGGTTIDLRHTHIAPGETYIDLDCSWGGVEIYVPSDWTVVFKCNAFFGGCDDKRWQNGNVNKENILVIRGTLSFGGLEVKD from the coding sequence ATGGAAGAGAAACAAAATTTTCCCCGTGCTACAGGCTTTTCCGGTAAAATACTGATAGCTTTGCTTTTTATCCTTTCCGGGATTCTACTGTTTGCCCGTAATATGGGATGGATAACTTCAGAAGTATTTGATTTGATCGTATCCTGGCATTCACTCCTTATATTATTAGGTATATATGCAATGATTCGCCGCCATTTCATCGGTGGAATCATCCTTTTTCTGGCGGGTGTTTATTTTCTGATAGGAGGACTTTCCTGGTTACCGGAAAATTCACAGGCAATGGTGTGGCCCCTCGCTCTGATAATAGCAGGTGTTTTATTTATCTTCAAACCCGGCAGAAATAAGAGGGCGCAATGGGCTCGTCAGCATACAATGGAACATCGTCGGCAATGGATGAAGATGCATCAGGGTAGACCCGGCATGAACTTTGAGAGTGAGCAACAACAATCGGAATCAGTAGATGGCTTTTTGCGTTCGGAGAATGTCTGGGGAGCTGCACGTCACGTAGTACTTGATGAGTTGTTTAAAGGAGCCATGATTCGTACCTCTTTCGGGGGGACGACTATTGATCTTCGCCATACCCATATTGCACCGGGAGAAACCTATATTGATTTGGATTGCAGTTGGGGAGGAGTCGAGATTTATGTCCCGTCGGATTGGACAGTCGTCTTCAAATGCAATGCTTTCTTTGGAGGATGTGATGACAAACGCTGGCAAAATGGGAATGTAAACAAGGAGAATATATTGGTCATTCGTGGAACGCTTTCTTTCGGAGGCTTGGAAGTTAAAGACTAG
- a CDS encoding LytTR family DNA-binding domain-containing protein: MKPHPIIDYPFRWIPMLVLAFILVATQVALVCGYTGNDYLPALVDGVATIGWLAAIAYLAWFVVGLVSLFQTDIIMIIVGSLLWLAGSFMICDIMVRIVGISYIPFVQTIPFRLLFGLPTLIAITLWYRLIVTKEEVQNQELDKELAAHQLTVTEQQGEPQTELIDRITVKDGSRIHLVKTDELIYIQACGDYVMLITPTGEYLKEQTMKYFETHLSPDTFVRVHRSTIVNVTQISRVELFGKETYQLLLKTGVKLKVSLSGYRLLKERLGI; this comes from the coding sequence ATGAAACCACATCCGATAATAGATTATCCATTCCGCTGGATTCCGATGCTGGTGCTGGCGTTTATTCTGGTTGCGACACAGGTGGCTTTAGTCTGTGGATATACCGGAAACGACTATCTTCCTGCTCTGGTAGATGGAGTGGCAACAATTGGTTGGCTGGCAGCCATAGCCTATTTGGCCTGGTTTGTGGTCGGTCTTGTTTCGTTGTTCCAGACGGATATAATCATGATAATCGTTGGAAGCCTATTATGGCTGGCGGGTAGTTTTATGATCTGTGATATCATGGTGAGGATTGTAGGCATATCCTATATTCCTTTTGTGCAGACCATACCTTTCCGGTTATTGTTCGGGCTGCCAACCTTGATTGCCATTACTTTATGGTATCGCCTGATCGTAACTAAAGAAGAAGTACAGAATCAGGAACTGGATAAAGAATTGGCTGCACATCAGCTAACTGTGACCGAACAACAAGGAGAACCACAGACAGAATTAATAGATCGCATTACGGTGAAAGACGGTTCCCGCATTCATCTGGTAAAGACAGACGAACTGATCTACATACAAGCCTGTGGAGATTATGTAATGTTGATAACCCCTACCGGAGAATATCTGAAAGAACAAACTATGAAATATTTTGAGACCCATCTGTCTCCTGATACTTTTGTGCGTGTGCATCGTTCTACGATTGTCAACGTAACACAAATTTCGCGGGTCGAGCTTTTCGGAAAAGAAACTTATCAGTTGTTATTGAAGACTGGCGTGAAACTTAAAGTAAGTCTTTCCGGTTACCGGTTATTAAAAGAGCGGCTGGGGATCTAA